A single window of Psychrobacter raelei DNA harbors:
- the hemH gene encoding ferrochelatase → MKPNNPPRIAVLLVNLGTPDEPTAPAVRRYLKQFLSDPRVIEIPQFLWAIILNLFVLPTRPKRVAEAYASVWEGDSPIRKILNQQVDKLHARLEGSMGPFNISVHPAMSYGNPGLPDVMDKLCAEGVEHFVILPLFPQYSATSGGAVYDALTKWSLKQRNLPSYTIVKDYFAHPLYIKALADSIRRFQAVHGKPDKLMFSFHGIPQPYADKGDPYPKRCKCTAAQVAQELGLSQDEWIISFQSRFGKQEWVKPYTDVTLEQWGKAGVRSVQVVSPAFSADCLETLEELAMENRDNFINAGGQEYHYIPALNDDEAHIDLMEALAKPLVAGWASTLEGWT, encoded by the coding sequence ATGAAACCCAATAACCCTCCACGCATTGCTGTTTTATTGGTCAATCTCGGTACACCAGATGAGCCCACAGCCCCTGCGGTTCGCCGTTATCTTAAGCAGTTCTTATCTGACCCTAGAGTGATTGAGATTCCTCAGTTTTTGTGGGCAATCATCCTTAATTTATTTGTATTACCAACCCGTCCTAAGCGTGTGGCAGAAGCCTATGCCAGTGTTTGGGAAGGCGATTCCCCCATTCGTAAGATATTAAATCAGCAGGTAGATAAATTGCATGCTCGCCTTGAGGGAAGTATGGGACCTTTTAACATCAGTGTACATCCTGCCATGAGCTATGGTAATCCAGGCTTACCTGATGTGATGGATAAGTTATGCGCTGAAGGGGTAGAGCATTTTGTGATATTGCCGTTATTTCCACAGTACTCAGCCACATCAGGCGGGGCGGTCTATGATGCACTGACTAAATGGTCGTTAAAGCAGCGCAACCTACCCAGTTACACCATTGTTAAAGACTACTTTGCGCATCCTTTATATATCAAAGCCTTGGCTGACTCTATTCGCCGCTTTCAAGCAGTACATGGCAAGCCAGATAAGTTGATGTTTAGCTTCCACGGCATTCCGCAGCCTTATGCAGACAAAGGGGATCCTTATCCTAAACGCTGTAAATGTACAGCAGCCCAAGTGGCGCAGGAACTAGGGCTTAGTCAGGATGAATGGATCATTAGTTTCCAGTCACGCTTTGGCAAGCAAGAGTGGGTCAAGCCTTATACAGATGTGACTTTAGAGCAGTGGGGCAAAGCAGGTGTACGCTCAGTACAGGTGGTCAGCCCAGCGTTTTCGGCAGATTGCTTAGAGACACTTGAAGAGCTGGCAATGGAAAATAGAGACAATTTTATTAATGCTGGCGGCCAAGAATATCATTATATTCCTGCGCTTAATGATGATGAGGCACATATCGACTTAATGGAAGCATTGGCCAAGCCTTTAGTTGCTGGCTGGGCTTCTACTTTGGAGGGGTGGACCTAG
- the metX gene encoding homoserine O-succinyltransferase MetX → MHFDTPLTLECHRTLPEFDLVYETYGQLNDQKSNAVLICHALSGSHHAAGYHSEEDVKPGWWDNMIGPGKAIDTTRFFVVCLNNIGSCHGSTGPTTPIPQSSSEGTPGTPYGPDFPLITIKDWVRTQAMLSDRLGIDTWHAVVGGSMGGMQALQWSVDYPDRLRRCVIIASTPKLSAQNIAFNEVARQSILSDPDFNQGRYLEAGTYPRRGLILARMVGHITYLTEEAMKSKFGRDLKSGKFMYGYDVEFQVESYLRYQGERFSKNFDANTYLLMTKALDYFDPTRGYVSDESLSDLEALKQTLKHTRCQFLIVSFTTDWRFAPARSEEIVDALMANDKPVSYVNVDAPHGHDSFLFDIPRYMGAIRGFLNSPFLGAHSNTDSAKPAATTKPHTQESLT, encoded by the coding sequence ATGCATTTTGATACCCCGTTGACCTTAGAGTGTCACCGTACTTTGCCTGAGTTTGATTTGGTTTATGAAACCTATGGCCAATTAAATGACCAAAAATCCAATGCGGTGCTGATTTGCCATGCGTTATCCGGCAGTCATCATGCGGCCGGTTACCATAGCGAAGAGGACGTAAAGCCCGGCTGGTGGGACAATATGATTGGCCCTGGTAAAGCCATTGATACCACAAGATTTTTTGTCGTATGCCTCAATAATATTGGCAGCTGTCATGGCTCAACTGGCCCCACAACTCCCATTCCACAATCAAGCTCTGAGGGTACACCTGGCACCCCTTATGGCCCTGACTTCCCTTTGATTACCATTAAGGACTGGGTACGCACACAGGCCATGCTGTCTGACCGCTTAGGCATTGATACTTGGCACGCTGTAGTCGGTGGCTCAATGGGGGGTATGCAAGCACTACAATGGTCGGTCGATTACCCTGATCGCTTAAGACGCTGCGTTATTATTGCCAGTACCCCTAAGCTGTCTGCTCAAAACATTGCCTTTAATGAGGTCGCCCGCCAGTCTATCTTGTCAGACCCTGACTTTAATCAAGGCCGTTATTTAGAGGCCGGCACTTATCCTCGCCGCGGCCTAATTTTGGCACGTATGGTAGGCCACATCACCTACTTGACTGAAGAGGCGATGAAGTCCAAATTCGGCCGTGACTTAAAGTCTGGCAAATTTATGTACGGTTATGATGTGGAATTTCAGGTTGAGAGCTACTTGCGTTATCAAGGTGAGCGCTTTAGCAAAAACTTCGATGCCAATACCTATCTATTAATGACCAAAGCACTAGATTATTTTGATCCGACTCGCGGTTATGTCAGCGATGAGAGCTTATCAGACTTAGAAGCTCTAAAGCAGACCTTAAAGCACACCCGTTGCCAGTTTTTAATTGTGTCATTTACCACAGATTGGCGCTTTGCTCCCGCCCGCTCTGAAGAAATTGTGGACGCCTTAATGGCCAATGACAAACCGGTCAGCTATGTCAATGTCGATGCACCGCACGGCCATGACTCCTTCTTATTTGATATCCCGCGTTATATGGGTGCCATTCGAGGGTTTTTAAACTCGCCTTTTTTGGGTGCTCACTCAAACACCGACTCTGCCAAACCTGCGGCTACCACTAAGCCCCACACCCAGGAGAGCTTAACATGA